aaattaacctattaataggatcttcaataattgtgctgtaccaaaagaaagcatagaaattttcttttacattacaatcttaaatgaaacgattatatgacgttattgaggatgtcttgttagttcacaatgaaaattgctgttgctgttaaaggttccattaaaaagtgtttagccatgtatttaccatagattttttaaattatgcaataatctccggtcggtaatgtgttaaatagTATCTGAAACAGCGTCCGTTCATTGGGGACTCACAAGTGTTTcaaggaaaattgtgtaaattcttgtattataGAAGTTTTTCGAAGGTCGCAGTGTATCATGTAGTAAGCCTTTACACCGAACTGCGTTCGAACGGTCCTCTGCGAGATCCTATAGGGGAATTGTTTACATTACTGCGAGTGTTTATGGGATGCTGCAGATAAGCCTTCGACTGTATGGTCTCCTTCCAATCGGTATTCAGTTGAAACAGTGTCATCAGAAAGTGCAGAACAAACTGTTCAGAGCTTCTATTAGATTCTTCTACGTTATACAGTgttttatcgataaatgtctCAAATGTCTGGCCTTTAATTGTCTCACAGTCAGAATTATCGGGACTACTGCGGGGTTTACCCCGTGAGGGGCCACGAAGCTcaagaggcctcggtcgccgagaagtgtaataTAATACGGGTCGGGGGTATATCGATGACCGAGGCCCTCGAACTTCGctatccttctctacgttcgacaAAAGTCAAATAACAGTATCCCTGGCCGGACCCGTGTTTtggacaattatcgataaaacgCTGTGTCTTTTGAAAaagcaaataaaaaaataaatcgcCCAACGTGGGGCTCGAACCCACGACCCTGAGATTAAGAGTCTCATGCTCTACCGACTGAGCTAGCCGGGCGTGCGAGGTACGAATTTTGTTAtctgttaaaataatatacGTTTCGGACGAacggaaaaaattttaatcgacttcgaaaaaggaggaattTACTCCAATTTTTTCTccgctttttttttctatgtattttaCCGATTACTCCGAAATggaacgaaaccttctgcattttgtagggtatgtctcccgattggtgccttgaaaacaaattttacattttttcattctttcaaAAAAACCAATTCCCTCGATAAATCAAAAAGAAATGAAAGTCGCTTTTCAGTTATGCTATGTATTTCTTTATTTGCGCAGCTTCTATCAATCACAATTATTCTAGCGCGATTCGAGATAATTACACAACCGAATGTTAACATTATTCCTGGAAGGATAAATTAGTCTATTGAATGTACAAGTATGGCGTACACGTAGAACGgatatattaataaaaagtttCGTTTCTTCGGAACAAGTTCCACACTTGTCCCCGTCGAATCAGCGGCTACGTTATGTGCGTTACTAAAGCTCCGCCCTAATGTCACGCTGATAAGTatccaataaatataaaaaaatatcaatgaacacATTTGTAGATTATTGTACTTGTGATTAAGTAACGGTGATCGGTCACGTGGTCAATAGAACCGCGCCGCCATCAGCGATAAAGCTAAAAAGGGAACGAGAAAACGATGAAACCGTGGTTGATCGGCTGGCGAACAATCGGACGGGCAATCGAACGAGCCATCGGTCTTGTTCTGAAGCAAGAGATTCCTCACAAGCTTCTTTCCCTCGCAAGAATTCTCGATTCGTACGAAACGTATCTTCCGAGCTTCCAGAAACTGTTCCAACTCCACCCTGCACCTCCACTTTAGGGGATTTCCAGAGAACTCGACGATGTAGACTTCCGGCATCTCGTTCAAATCGCTAGTGAATATGCATTTCAGGTCGTTTCCCTCCAAGTTCAAATATTCGAGTCTAGTCAACCTACGGAATGCTCCTGGAGCGACATATTTAATCGAATTGCCGCGCAGATCCAGCCTCTCGAGATTCTCGAGCGGGAGCCACGAGGATCCGATCATTTCCAGCGGATTGTCCTGAATCGTTAGATTCTGCAGTCTGTTTACACCATCGAACGCGCCTTGTTCGATGGTGGTCAGACCTGAATTCGTAATTACAAGTTCTCGAAGATTGTGGAATTTCGAGAGACATTCTGCCGGTAAACGCGGCAGGTGTCCTTCGTGGAATTCGATCGCAACGACCTCCGCCGGCAATGACTGCAGCATCGGCAAGTTTGCGCCGATGCATCGGTAACGGATACCTGCCTTATCATCGACGGTAACGCAGGTTCCTTCCACGGTCTCGTTCCAGACGGGTACGGGAATTGGCGTTGGCGGCGGTGCGCTGGTTACAGCGGGAATATCCGTCGCGTAACAGTCCTCCCTCAAGACCAACGAATGTTTGTCGTAACGGATTCCGCGTGCGTCTAGGAATTCCGTCAATTTGATCCCGCAGAGACAGCTCCAAGGATTATTGGCTACGTTCAACGAGGACAGGTATCGCAACCGTTTAGCTATATATTCGACGCCGATGCAGTTCATCGAGTTCTCGGACACGTCGAGGCTGTTCAGGTACGGCACGTTGTCGAACGCGCCGTTTTCTATCCTGTAAATATTGTTGTGCGACAGATCGAGGTGTCTGAGATTCGACAGGCCCCGTAGCGTGTCTTCGGTCACTGCATCTAGCTGGTTGTTCCTCAGCGACAGATACTCGAGATTGTAGAGCTTGAGGAAGGCCCGAGGGTTGATCTTCTCGATACCACAGTCGCGTAGCTCGAGCTTCGATAGGTAACCATCGAACCGGTCGAAAGCATCCCCCGGAACCTTTTTGATTTTCGATAGTATCACGCGAATCGAGTGGACCGTTACCGGTATCACGGTCAGCTCTTCCATCGAGGTGATCGCTCGACAGGTGTAGATCGCTCTGGATCCGTCGTGGCCTTTCTCGGGGTAGCATCGTCCGGTATAGATAACCGATGGAGGTGTAGCCACAGGGATTTCTGTGGACGGGGGCGGCGGACGAGGCCTGACGATCGTCAGATTAGAATGCATAACGCTATCTTCGTAGGAGGTCCAGTGAACTTTTCCGGTTGTAATTGATGTATCCGAAGTGGTCTGTTGAAGAAACAATCTTATAATTAAACATTCTCAACTCTGttaatttattctttttttttcttattgatAATAGGCTTTGGATTCGATCTATACAGTAAagaattgcattttacaaatgTTCTCCACATTGTACCTGGTGCTGGCGCCACCCCCCGGCAGCCTCCGGAatatcgttctcgttctcgtagCATCGACCCGCGTCGATCTCGAATCCAACAGTCCGTTGCGTGAGGAAACTTTGAAGGTTGCTGCGGCAGCTGCACAGCCACGGATTTCCGGTCGCATCGAAACGTTCGAGTTTCTTCAATTCGGCCAGCTCCTCGACGGCGATGCAACGTAACCTATTGTTTCGGAGATCGAGGTGTCTCAAACTATTGCCCACTCGCCACAGCGCGGTCCTATCGATCTGTTCGATCTCGTTATTCTGAAGGATCAACTGTTGCAGGTTGAGGAGATCGCGGAACCATACGACGCCAATCAGTCGGAGATGGTTGCCGACCAGCGAGAGTCGTTGCAGCCTGTGCAACCCTGCGAAAGCTCCGTCCTCGATCTCGCGGATGTGACAGTCTCTCAGGTCCAGGCTCCTCAAGCTATTTCCGAACCGGAAGAAACCATAACGAGGCAGCTTGTCGATCGTCAGACCGGAAATCTCGATCCAACTGGTCTTATCCGGAAGACGGTCCAGCGACGTGAACACGCTCGTCTGGAACTCGTTCCCGCGCACCGACGTCCATTCCTGCAAGCATGGTTGCCGCCATTAGGGGCTACGTACTGTTAGTGGCTTACAAGTTGTCTCCTGGCAGGAATTCGAAAGAAATGCGGCAGCAAGCCATCCGATTGGGTTATTCCACTCGGACATACggttctagccgaattattggctGAAGCGTGTGACGTCGCGGCCTAGCCATTGGCTGCGAGCAGGGACACCCTTTGGCCCTGTCCCGTCTCGAGGGACAACTTGTGAGTACGTTAACACTACCATATTATGGATTTGAATCTCCTAGGATTCGAATTCTAATTTGATTGGTCGCTTAATTACTAGGAGTAAACCCATATTAATTACAGGAAAGCAGGCATCCGTCTGGAGGCTATGATGAAGGACACTTACCCTATTGTATGTATTCAGATTATGGGTGGTGAAGGTGGTGGGCAGTATGGGGAATCCAATTTGGGTCATGCATTGGTATCGCCTGCACAGGTGAACCTCTCTAGAGCAGTCCGTTTCCAAGCTAATGGACCTCTCCCGGAAGTATTTGTCGAGTCTCTGTCGGCACTCGCACAGCCAAGGGTTCCCGTCGATGCGGACGCTCCTCAACGATCTCAAATAGACTAGATCCTCCGTCGCCAAGCAATCTAGATCATTGTCGCGCAGTCCCAAAGTTTCAAGGCGCGGCAACATCCGGAAGGCGTCGGGTTCGATGTGCACCAAACCGCATCTGAAATATTTGTATTCGTATAGGCGATGTTATGATACATTGCAAGacggtgttatgaacatttTTAAACGGTGTTCTGATTGCAGACATAGCGTTCCCTTGGACGATTATGCGGCTTTACGTAATCTATGACTTTCTATGGAATCAACGACGCCGCTTCGCGTCGCCGCGGTTCTGCAAACAAGGAAACGCTGCGCCTCTTTCCGCATCCGCGATGCAAATTCCGGCCCACGGGATTCTTCCGAGAAATCTTCGTAAACACAACCGATTTGTGTTTTTCTTAACGTTCTACGAGAACGACGCGAAATAGCTGCAGATGATTAACGTACCTGTCCAGGACCAGCTTCCTCAGGTTGGTCAGGTGACGGAACCACGCGGACCGCGCCACATGGATCTTGGTCCCGTGGAATATCAACCATTCAATGCGGTTCAGGCCGGCGAACGCGTCGGGAGCGATGAAGTCCACGTGGCAGTTGTAAAAGGACAGCCTTCGGAGATTCTTGAACCGCCAGAACGCGTTGTCCGGTATGTAATGGAACCGCGACACCGTGAACTCTATCCATTCCGCGTCGCTGGAGATCTCGTCGAGGTCGTTCAGGTCGCCGTGCGTGCACGCGTAGGCGATCGACCGTTCGTCGTCCGCGATCGGCGCTATGCTGCATTTGCAGTGCACTTGGCCAATTAGGCCGACCAACGCCCAGAACAGAATCAGATGCAGCATCATCGTGTGTTTTTTTGTTTCTCTCTTCTAGATCCGCCGTGTTACCTGGAGGCAGGCGCGCGACGAATGCTCATCTAGTCTCTTCTCGATCCGCGAGATGAAACACCATGGAACGAGAGGCGCGCGGGCGACGCTGTGGCCGCGTAGTCTTGTTAATAAACAGCTCGCGTCGATTGGCTTCTTGTTAGTGCCATGTTTGGAACTCGCAGGGGACATACATAGGTACAGAGAGCTCTATATGTTTTCACGTGTACTAGCTTCTAGCGTTCCCAATGAATGTTATCGCGTCGACTTTATCCTGCATATTTTTAGATTATTTTTAGTTACGGGCCAGAGAGAAAATTATGCGTAATGACAGCAGCGTTAAATGTCGTTAAAATGTGCAGAGGTGCAACAGCATGGTTTAGTGCTTGACGCGCCAAAAACGACGCTCGCAGTCACTCACCATGGTCGCGATGAAGCGGAACACGGTCTTGTTGATCCTTCTCGCGAGACACCTATCTCACATTCAATACCGGGATATCACTGTTCAGGGTCGGGTAAAGATACCAGGTTACAGCGGTGTACACCGTGTCTATGTTCACAGGACATCTGGCGCGATCCTCATCGTTGTCGCCT
This window of the Lasioglossum baleicum chromosome 20, iyLasBale1, whole genome shotgun sequence genome carries:
- the LOC143218952 gene encoding uncharacterized protein LOC143218952, whose translation is MMLHLILFWALVGLIGQVHCKCSIAPIADDERSIAYACTHGDLNDLDEISSDAEWIEFTVSRFHYIPDNAFWRFKNLRRLSFYNCHVDFIAPDAFAGLNRIEWLIFHGTKIHVARSAWFRHLTNLRKLVLDRCGLVHIEPDAFRMLPRLETLGLRDNDLDCLATEDLVYLRSLRSVRIDGNPWLCECRQRLDKYFRERSISLETDCSREVHLCRRYQCMTQIGFPILPTTFTTHNLNTYNREWTSVRGNEFQTSVFTSLDRLPDKTSWIEISGLTIDKLPRYGFFRFGNSLRSLDLRDCHIREIEDGAFAGLHRLQRLSLVGNHLRLIGVVWFRDLLNLQQLILQNNEIEQIDRTALWRVGNSLRHLDLRNNRLRCIAVEELAELKKLERFDATGNPWLCSCRSNLQSFLTQRTVGFEIDAGRCYENENDIPEAAGGWRQHQTTSDTSITTGKVHWTSYEDSVMHSNLTIVRPRPPPPSTEIPVATPPSVIYTGRCYPEKGHDGSRAIYTCRAITSMEELTVIPVTVHSIRVILSKIKKVPGDAFDRFDGYLSKLELRDCGIEKINPRAFLKLYNLEYLSLRNNQLDAVTEDTLRGLSNLRHLDLSHNNIYRIENGAFDNVPYLNSLDVSENSMNCIGVEYIAKRLRYLSSLNVANNPWSCLCGIKLTEFLDARGIRYDKHSLVLREDCYATDIPAVTSAPPPTPIPVPVWNETVEGTCVTVDDKAGIRYRCIGANLPMLQSLPAEVVAIEFHEGHLPRLPAECLSKFHNLRELVITNSGLTTIEQGAFDGVNRLQNLTIQDNPLEMIGSSWLPLENLERLDLRGNSIKYVAPGAFRRLTRLEYLNLEGNDLKCIFTSDLNEMPEVYIVEFSGNPLKWRCRVELEQFLEARKIRFVRIENSCEGKKLVRNLLLQNKTDGSFDCPSDCSPADQPRFHRFLVPFLALSLMAARFY